A window from Alkalicoccobacillus plakortidis encodes these proteins:
- a CDS encoding DUF3603 family protein, whose translation MVVMRDVWINWFEGEENGYNVCDFVEWRPSDRVEVLDQVILINVSEQLMDYLENELLDLPEELLQEVYQKSYLRKNMSRIQLDYCFIASDGRRILAVDTAGYQTPIRKSRLTPRQQQLVYEHLENGQWKQYDLETPFVSKEYHILSPSPDEMIGLTRKERQLKLLLYMVLDELKQSGTDAEVRYWYTEWRPESYEEIQYLERSEAWGRFVHEVQSGWTSRHYELCEAMIKGQSFFEKLWEQEHPESVK comes from the coding sequence ATGGTCGTCATGCGTGATGTGTGGATTAACTGGTTTGAAGGGGAAGAGAACGGCTATAATGTATGTGATTTTGTGGAATGGCGTCCGAGTGATCGTGTAGAGGTCCTCGATCAAGTCATTTTAATTAATGTGTCAGAACAATTGATGGATTATTTGGAAAATGAGTTATTAGACCTACCTGAAGAACTGCTTCAAGAAGTGTATCAAAAAAGTTACTTGCGAAAAAATATGTCCAGAATTCAACTGGATTATTGTTTTATCGCATCAGATGGAAGAAGAATTCTTGCCGTGGATACAGCAGGGTATCAAACACCTATCCGCAAAAGTCGCTTAACTCCTAGACAGCAGCAACTTGTGTATGAGCATTTGGAGAACGGGCAATGGAAGCAGTACGATCTTGAAACTCCCTTTGTTTCAAAGGAATATCATATACTCTCTCCTTCACCCGACGAGATGATTGGTCTGACAAGGAAGGAAAGGCAGTTAAAGCTCCTTCTCTATATGGTCCTTGATGAGCTCAAACAATCAGGCACGGATGCAGAGGTACGATATTGGTATACTGAGTGGAGGCCGGAGTCCTATGAAGAGATTCAATACCTTGAGCGCTCGGAAGCATGGGGCCGTTTTGTTCATGAGGTACAATCTGGTTGGACAAGTCGTCATTATGAGTTATGTGAAGCTATGATTAAGGGCCAGTCTTTTTTCGAGAAACTTTGGGAACAAGAACATCCAGAGAGCGTAAAATAA